One genomic segment of Oenanthe melanoleuca isolate GR-GAL-2019-014 chromosome 5, OMel1.0, whole genome shotgun sequence includes these proteins:
- the LOC130253455 gene encoding mas-related G-protein coupled receptor member H-like — protein sequence MEVTTVSPSPASPTEGDDLCETDVTDVAIHSVTLLICLCGLAGNGAFLWFLRPTARNSEIFDLVVADFLFLLFVVPSAFLFLVEDMSCSPVMPLTYVSFLFQLSMLSFYWGLYRLTWLSDPFDVFELCVLYCRCNPPERLLWVVISVRDWAFFALFTVIPTLASLCPSHEQEQCRAALISIYTIILLLFVVPMFISRTIDIIKATCGSKKQQDKKRHITISVVVFLTILLSMWNFLQQLGYFLVPTQVVFLFNCIHSSIKPFIYFLAGRCWSPCSMESLQLSLQRVFEEKKEKTACRNDANTDTVV from the coding sequence ATGGAGGTGACCACcgtgtccccatctcctgcctcacCCACTGAAGGAGATGATCTTTGTGAGACAGATGTCACTGATGTGGCCATACACAGTGTGACACTGCTCATCTGCCTctgtgggctggctgggaaCGGGGCTTTCCTCTGGTTCCTCAGACCGACAGCCCGGAATTCTGAGATCTTTGACTTGGTTGTCGCTgacttcctcttccttctcttcgTGGTGCCCTCTGCCTTCCTCTTCCTGGTGGAGGACATGTCCTGCTCTCCTGTCATGCCCCTGACGTACGTGAgcttccttttccagctgtcaATGCTCTCCTTCTACTGGGGCCTGTACCGGCTGACGTGGCTCAGCGATCCGTTTGATGTGTTCGAACTATGCGTGCTCTACTGCCGCTGCAATCCTCCTGAGCGCCTGCTGTGGGTGGTGATCAGTGTCCGAGACTGGGCCTTCTTTGCTCTCTTCACTGTCATTCCCACTCtggcatccctgtgcccatcccacgagcaggagcagtgcagggcagctctCATCTCCATCTACACCatcatcctgctcctctttgTTGTCCCCATGTTCATATCCCGCACAATTGACATCATCAAGGCCACTTGTGGCTCTAAGAAACAGCAAGACAAGAAGCGACACATCACTATCTCCGTTGTTGTGTTCTTAACTATCCTCCTCAGCATGTGgaatttcctgcagcagcttggaTATTTCCTAGTGCCCACCCAGGTTGTTTTCCTGTTCAactgcatccacagcagcatcaAACCCTTCATCTACTTCTtggcagggaggtgctggagtccCTGCTCCATGGAgtccctccagctctccctccagAGGGTCtttgaggagaagaaagaaaaaactgccTGTAGAAATGATGCCAACACAGATACTGTGGTCTAA